The following nucleotide sequence is from Amblyraja radiata isolate CabotCenter1 chromosome 22, sAmbRad1.1.pri, whole genome shotgun sequence.
cttacctgttaaataccagccgaaatggtcaatttttgcactgtaaataattgtggaaattgGTAGGTAGAGagaagctgaagggacaacaacagctaaagtggttggcgaacattggccgtgcagatatcaagaatgaaaatattgggaattattgcatttgctcactgcatttcatcaacagtaaggcattatttgtgtttttttcttgattcctttggtatctacaaagtttcagaagtgataaatctggctgtaaaatttcaaaatcgcccatggttctcaagtgagtttttacatgcaaaaagaacacgcttctgaagctaaatttatcataaTAAAAATTGCAAACCATACgtaggttttgaattacattttactcagatgcaagccaaggaatggcataattgttagctgttaattggacataatcaacctcagcaaattgacaatatctttgaaagggagtgggtgtttaagctgtcaggacattttattatttgccaaaatatacatctcaatagcataatgatagaaaacttgcttttccacacaccactcgtaagtctggagattttttaaatgataaatttagcttcaatataacaattacagcacggaaacaggccatctcggccttacaagtccgcgccgaacaatttttttcccttagtcccacctgcctgcactcataccataaccctccattcccttctcatccatatgcctatccaatttattcttaaatgataccagaaTACTTCAGAatcgttttctttttgcatgtaaaaacgcacttgagaaccatgggcgattttaaaattttacagccagatttatcacctgaaactttttagataagaAATGAATCAGAAAAAGCACACAtaatgccttaagggcctgtcccacgggcatgcgacctgcatgcggcaagcgtgacctaaagggccggtcccaccagcatgcgcctgcatgcggcaagcgcgacctaacgtggtcgcttgagccgtacggcctcgcggggccggtcccaccttgatcgccggagccgtatgggatttgtacggagctggtcccaacatcgctaataagaccggccctttaggtcgcgcttgccgcatgcaggtcgtatgccgtgggacaggccctttactgttgatgaaatgcagtgagcaaacgcgataattcccaatattttcaagcttgatatctgcacggccaatgttcgccaaccactttagctgttgttgtcccttcagctgtcgcttctctctaccataatttctcctcacttttggaattctcacggttaccccgatttccacaattatttaccgcgcaaaaattgaccatttctgcGTTTTTTAATAGGTAAGAAAGTATGCGTTTCGTCTATTAACATTGTATGCCGTAGGCTGTCATGTCCTCCACATAGCTGCTCCATGCGTCACGCCCTTTTACCCGATGATTTTACATGCAACCCCCTTATTCTTTAGGCCCTTAGGTTTATTTCCGAGTTGCGTGTCTTGGTAGCAGTGCACTAATGCCGTCGCATGGGGCCATTTCTGCAAGCCAGTCAGCTGTTCTCCTGGATGCTCCCTCGTGGTCTCCACATCAGAGCTCCCCCCCCCCGTGGTCTCCACCTTGGAGCTGCCATCTGGACTCCTCGTCGGAGCTCCCTCGTGGTCTCATCCTTGAATAGTAACTTTACCCATGCTCAGTAGCACCTCTGTTTCCGACTTAAGTAACATCTGAATTGTACAATCCCTGCGACGtacaaatattgatttctctcatttaaaTTAATCCTtgcattcctctctccatccctccacctccCTGGTCATCCTGCGAGTTTTCCTATTCGTATACCCTCGTTATcacctcatccacagccaacaatggaccattgtggccatcagtgccggctctggtcttttctgttccttttcatacctctagtttccctctcagtctgaagaagggtctcgacccgaagccagggccgtcttaacagcattataggcccccgggcaaagcagtgcactgcGGCCCCTACACTTCCAGTCTCTTAATGCCGAATCAAATATACCTtcatgcacttgcgatgttcttctccatttttatgttctacaataacattctacaatacatagattagcatggggcccctatgctcATGGGACCCCGGGCAACTGCCTAGCGTGCCGAGGCGTTAAGATGGCCctgcccgaagcgtcacctattactattctctagagatgctgccggacccactgagttactccagcattttgtgtctatctttggtgttcaGTATTGCCTAGCAATTGCTTGCTGCGCTGTTAATactaataattttattttatagCTCTACAATGCATTTCCCATACTGGGATTTTTTCCTGGTTCACACAAGAAAATGTTGCAAAATGCACAATTAAATATTGGATTCATCAAAAACATTATGAATGAAAATGACCAGAAACTAGATGCAAATGACCCAAGGAGCTTTATTGATGCCTTCTTGTTAAAACAGCACCAGGTATGGACTGCATGCCTCCCCTTTAGAAGTAGAATTTGTATAAGACCTCAGCTTCGAATAAACTGGGACTAATCAACTATGCGTAACTCTGATGCTATTACGGTCAAACACGCACTGCAACAACTGGCTTAGTCGAACATAAAACATATCGGCAGTGGATGTAGCTCAAGTGCATGCTTTGCATGGATGAGGCCACAGGTTCAATCCCTGGCATCTCCACCctttagggtggcacaatggcacagttggtagagccactgtctcacaatgccagagaaccTGGTTTTCTGAccttcagtgctgtctgtgtggaccttGCATGTTCTCCAACCGCCCGagcggatttcctccgggtgctccggtttcctcccacatcttaaagatgcctggctttataggttaattggcctctgtaaaattgcctgtccagtgtagagagtggatgggaaATTGAGATAAaacgagtaggggaatcgagaaccagaggacacaggtttatggtgagtggggaaagatttaattggaaccagaGAGGAAacttttttacgcaaagggtgatgcgagaggaggtagttgaaacaggtactttcccaacttttaagaaacattttgacaggtacatggataggaaaggtttagaggggtatgggcgaaacccaggcaggtggatctagtgtagatgggacatgttgttcagTGAGACCAAGTTGGATTgaggggccagtttccatgctgtatgactttacgaCTCTATGACTGGTGTAAGGGTAGTTTTAAGAAGATGTGcggacaagttttttacacagggagcgGTGGGAACTTGAGAGGGATTCAAGATACTTtacgataggcacatggacatggagggaatggagggatgtgcatcacatgcaggcagaggaaattagtttaacttggcatcatgttcggcacggtacCCGgccgtggcgccgacagacaagaggccgaagcaaagaagtcgaagccaaagaacggaatggaaacgaggctgaaacgccaataaaccgaaagagtccgaagacgaaacgcctactaaccgaaaggatgggaagtctaaatgcaaactaaccgaaagggcgggacgcctaaatcccaaggaaccgaaaagctgcatcacctaaaagcaaacataccgaatggccgctctgtcgaaacgccacctacccgaaaggcggcgtcgcctacaggccaaaggaccgactgccgctcaacagaaaagtccaataacggacgtgACGTTGTCTGGGGGCgacacttgtcagcgattggtccagacccccgcatacATCATattactgtgaaggcatgaacattgtcccaaacctccgctccacccgacccgcagcccgcggagggtggccgtgggagagtgggggctgtcccgagcaaTGTACACCTTCGGccactttcaacttggtgcttgggttcagattccccgtcgcctatggcttgtgtgggaaaatgaaccccacgctcccctctccttctctctctctctcatcttctctctctctccccttctctctctcccttgtctccgctcttctcccctcttctctctctccactcttctctctcttctcctctctcttcccctcctctccaccccctccctctcccttctctctctctcccttctctctccctcccttctctctccctcccttctctctccctcccttctctctccctcccttctctctttccccttctctctccccctctctctccccctctctctcgccctctctctctcttctctctctcccttctctcttcccgccccctctctcttctctctctcctccgtctccacccgcgggagcgtcccaTAGTCACTGACCGCGGTCGGAGGGAGGGTTCGGAGgggggaatcaccctggtgtggaggttggggtccgatggcggcgcATCGCGGTctgtgactgtgggacgctcccgcgggtggagacagagaagagagagaagggggagagaagggagagagtgggggggtggggagagaagggggagagagagaagggagggagagagagagaagggagggagagagaagggagaggaggggggagaggaggggaagagagaggaggagatagaggaggagatagagaagagtggagagagaggaggggagagagaagaggggagagagaggaggagagagaagggagagagagagggagagagcgagaagggaggcgtgagagaggggggaagaggaggggaagagagaggaggagagagagaagagtggagagagaggaggggagagagaagaggggagagacaagggagaaagagagagaggatgagagaatgaagaggggagaaaagggggagacgggagcgtggagttcattttcccacacaagccataggtgactgggcaatctgaacccaagcaccaagttgaaagcggctgaAAGTGTGCATCccttgggacagcccccactctcccacggccacccactgcgggctgcgggtcgggtggagcggagggttgggacaatgttcatgccttcacggtgatgtgatggacgcgggggtctggaccaatcgttgACAGGTCCCggcccccggcaacgtcaagtccgttattggacttttctgtcatactccgcgggattaaaaaaacaaacacaaaaagaAATTCGCCGATTGGCTGACGAGATTAAAGTAATtgataaaaaaatattcaaaggttcctagtttagagctctataagaatagtGTTGAACTTCAATGAgatatgatttgttattagtatcaccgattgagaaccagctacttaaaaccaaaagtcaattttatatacgtggcgaaaaatctggtaaattactcgctAATCAATTGAAAGCAGTGTCGGCCAAgcgtcagattactaaagtgagtaaacgggatggtacagtAACTGCAGACCATgacgaaattaataaatcctttcaggaattttatacctacCTACAGTATACCAATCCGATTTTCCccactgattccaatataatgcatgagtttttaaagaaactgaattTACCAAATTTACCATATACCTgtaatgagtctctgttgttagatgaacccatcacggaagaagaaatacagaaagctaTTTTTTCAATGAATACTGGTAAAGCTCCCGTTGTAGATGGGTTTTCAATATTTTTCATATTTATTGTCTGTGCTGTATTCTAGGTGAAACAAAATATCCAAACCAATTATGAATTTTAATAAACCTAACAAATACATTAAATCTATATACATCGGTACATTTATTTGCTTGTAAAATTAAAGATAAtcaaataacattttaaaattatacTTGACACAAAGCATTTTTTAATTATTAAGCTTTGACAAAGATCGGTTTCTACAATCCAAAATAATCTGCAATCAGAATTTTGCCTTATCCCAAAGAGTTGGGCGAGAGGGCTTCTGGTGTGTCCTCCTGGTCCTAACCCAATTTCTGGGTCTTTGTTCTGTTAATCTATTGCAGGAGTCAGGTAATCCAAACACATATTTCCATGAAAACAACCTGTTATTCACAGCATCTAACCTGTTTGTTGCTGGGATGGAGACAACTTCCACCACACTTCGTTGGGCCATGCTGCTGATGATGAAGTACCCCCACGTTCAGGGTGAGGAGCGGTCTGATTGATTACTGTGTGTCCCGTGTGTGAATCCCAACTCTAGCCCTGCCGCCCAGTGCTTTAACGATGCCCTTGGTTTCCAGAGAAAGTTCACGAGGAAATCACCGGTATCATTGGGTCAGAACGGTCGCCCAGAACTGAAGATCGGACGAGTTTGCCCTACACCAATGCGGTGATCCATGAAGTCCAGAGGTTTGGCAATGTTGTACCAATGAACCTCCTGCATTCAACAACAGCGGACGTAAACTTTAAAGGATATTTCATCCCAAAGGTAGATAAGGGTTGTGGGTGGCTCATTGGTTCCTGATATTTGGATATTTGCTCCAGGGAGGGAGCAAGTGGGTTGTTGATGTCTTAGGCTCATAAATTTATTTGTGCAATTTTATATAACATAGCTTCTGGTATATTGTGTGCTTTTGGAAGGGAATTGATGGAGTGGCATTGAGAGGgtggccaccgtgctgccctagttGGTGTTATGTTATGTGTTATATGATTCAAAGGGCTGGATCATGAGGAGTTATTTTgtgcatcccaaaatcctggggcgccgcgcgctaccGCACATCACTGCATAATCCACCATGCCTCACTGCGCGCCATGCCGCGTCATGCGCCTATCACGTGCGCCTCACGACGtgtcaaccaatttttaggatgtcgcgtaaatggcgcgcaaatgacgcccaagtgggacaggccttttaatgCCCataattggtttagtttagagatacagcatggagacaggacctttggcccaatgtccacaccaaccattgatcacccgttcacacaagttctatgttatctcactttcacatgaACTCCTTACACACTGGGAGTGATTTTACTGAGGCCATTTAACTTTCAAACCTGAACGaatttgggatatgggaagacacctggaggtcacaggaagaacgtgcaaaatccacacaggaagcacccgaggtcaggattgaaccggggtctctgacgctccaccagctgtgccattctAAGGGAAAGAAATTGCTGTTTCTCTCTGGTACGACCAGATCAACATTATAGTCGAAAAAGatacaaactcagcaggtcaggcaccatctatggaaacttggataggtgatgtttcaggtcgaaacccctcTTCATACTCCTCCttcagatccttcatcagacgctGGGTCTgcagatgggtcctgacctgaaacatcacatatccatgttctccagaggccgCATGACCCGCTAAGTTTTCAAGGCCAttgggtctttttttgtaaaccagcatctgcagttccttgtgttaaaATCCACATAATAAAGGTTGACACCTCACTGCCTCCTTAGGTCAGGGGCATGAGCATTACCACCTGACCCTGCTGAAATGCCCACATCCTGGGAACAAATAGATGGAAAAGAAATGTGGCTAAAAATCCCTACTTTAAGATGAGTGAtgggcagagagacagagaggttttgagaaagaattccagagattaatgTCACTGAGTGTGAAGATGCTGGCAGAATGATGGAAATTGGAGATATGTAAAAGGTAGAAGAGTGGTAATGCTGCCAAGATTGTTAATTCCCCTTCAGTGGACGCAATGCTTTTCAAACAGAATAACAACAGCGATTGTAAATTATATTTTCAGGACACTCCCGTGATCCCCTTACTGACCTCGGTCCTTTTCGATAAAACTCAGTGGGAAAACCCGAGAACCTTTAACCCTTCCAACTTTCTGGATGctgatgggaagtttgtgaagagaGATGCTTTTGCTCCATTCTCCATGGGTAAGATGTTTCTCCATTCTTGGACATCTTTGGTTTTATTGTCATTCGTCTCAGGCAGAACAATTACATTTCCACTCacagcagcacaactgaatatttAAACACAGCACTCTGCAAgcgaaataattttaaaaagtttgatatatatatatatagacacacacacacacacacacacacacacacacacacacacacacacacacacacgcagactcattctcacacacacacacagactcattcacacacacactcatacacagactcattcacacacagactcatacacagactcattcacacacacactcatacacagactcattcacacacagactcatacagactcattcacacacacacacacacacacacacacacacacacacacacacacacacacacacacacacacacacacacacacattcactcgcacacattcactcgcacacactcacccaatactaaaagtaacttcagaacgtgttgaatatatggagcgaggtggaggataaatgagtggatgagggactggtgcagtgggtatggaatcaagcttctggatcattgggacctcttttggggaaggtgtgacctgtacagaaaggacgggttgcacttgaactcgagggggaccaatatcctggcggggagatttgcaaagtctactggggagactttaaactagtatggttgaggggagggactcaaattgggaaagctagcagtcagggtgtgaggcaggaggcagagaatggtagcactctgacccaaaatgtaggggagagagaagaaaaagacaataaacagagaataagagagggtgggtttcttaaatgtgtatattttaatgctagaagcattgtgagaaaagtggatgaactcagagcctggattgacacctggaagtatgatgttgtggtgatcagtgaaacatggttgcaggagggctgtgattggaaactaaatattccaggatttcgttgcttcaggtgtgatagaattggaggggcaagaggaggaggtgttgcattgcttatcagggaagatattacagcagtgctttggcaggatagatttgagggctcgtctagggaggctatttgggtggaactgagaaatgggaaaggggtagcaacacttataggggtgtattatagaccgccaaatggggagcgagaattggaagagcaaatatgtaaggagattgcagatattagtagtaagcacaaggtagtgattgtgggagatttcaattttccacacatagactgggaaacacattatgtaaatgggctggatgggttggagtttgtaaaatgtgtgcaggatagttttttgcagcaatacatagaagtacctactagagaaggggcagtgctggacctcctgttaggaaatgagacgggtcaggtggcagaggtatgcgttggggaacagttcgggaccagtgatcacaataccattagtttcaatataattatggagagggtcagaaccggacctagggttgtgatttttgattggagaaagactaactttgaggagatgcgaaaagatttaaaaggagtaaattgggacattttgttttatgggaaagatgtggaagagaaatggagtacatttaaaggggaaattttaagagtacagaatctttatgtccctgttcggttgaaaggaaatagtaaaaattggaaagagccatggttttcaagggaaattggacacttggttcggaaaaagagggagatctacaataattacagGCAGCATAgagtaaatgaagtgcttgaggagtataaagaatgtaaaaagaatcttaagaaagaaattagaaaagctaaaagaagatatgaggttgctttggcaagtaaggtgaaagtaaatccaaagggtttctacagctatattaatagcaaaaggataacgagggataaaattggtccattagagagtcaaagtggacagctatctgcagagccaaaagagatgggggagatattgaacaatttcttttcttcggtattcaccaaggagaaggatattgaattatgtgaggtaagggaaacaaatagagtagctatggaaactatgagattcaaagatgaggaagtactgacacttttgagaaatataaaagtggataagtctccaggtccggacaggatattccctaggacattgagggaagttagtgtagaaatagcaggggctatgacagaaatatttcaaatgtcattagaaacgggaatagtaccggaggattggcgtactgcgcatgttgttccattgtttaaaaaggggtctaagagtaaacctagcaattatagacctgttagtttgacgtcagtggtgggcaaattaatggaaaggatacttagagataatatatataaacatctggataaacagggtctgattaggaacagtcaacatggatttgtgcctggaaggtcatgtttgactaatcttgaattttttgaagaggttactctggaaattgatgagggtaaagcagtggatgttgtatatatggacttcagtaaggcctttgacaaggttcctcatggaaggttggttaagaaggttcaatggttgggtattaatggtggagtag
It contains:
- the LOC116985654 gene encoding cytochrome P450 2K1-like isoform X3, which encodes MKAVVLTGYETVKDALINHPDEFGGRGRIPIFDVTAKGHGIIFGHGESWKQMRRFTMSTLRDFGMGKKSVEDKIIEETHFLVKMFESYEGQEFNPTLKLNIAVANIICAIVFGDRFDYDDERFISLVKRVNANVQLGGSPMVRLYNAFPILGFFPGSHKKMLQNAQLNIGFIKNIMNENDQKLDANDPRSFIDAFLLKQHQESGNPNTYFHENNLLFTASNLFVAGMETTSTTLRWAMLLMMKYPHVQEKVHEEITGIIGSERSPRTEDRTSLPYTNAVIHEVQRFGNVVPMNLLHSTTADVNFKGYFIPKDTPVIPLLTSVLFDKTQWENPRTFNPSNFLDADGKFVKRDAFAPFSMGRRACAGETLARVELFLFFTTLIQKFRFQVPPNVNNLELVSGVGLTSFPKYQNVCAVRR